The Synechocystis sp. PCC 6714 genome includes the window AGAGCAGCAACTCAAGGGTCCATTGGCGAGCCACTGTCATCACCGCCTCGTATTCCCGGTCACGAATGACCCCCAGCAGATTGAGAAAGTCCGCCAAGCCGTTGCGGTCGCGATAGTCGAAGGCCAGCACCTCATTCACCTGGGCACAAATTCTGTAGGCTGACTTTGCCCTGGGCTCCACAATGACGTCAATCGTTGCTTGGGGATATTGCGCCTTGAGGGTGGCAAGGGTTGGAAAAAAAAGGATTTGCTCAGAGATTCCACCGGGGACAAGGGCTAGGACGCGCATTATTCAAAACCTGGAACAGCAGCAAAGGGCGTTTTAATCAGATTCACTATAGCAACTTTTTCGCCAATGCCAGCCCCGGAAGTTTCAGCACCATCTAGGATAATCAATGACCCCATGGACCAGTACAAAAAAAATGAATCGGTTCGCACTTTGGCAACCTCAAACTGAGCCAAGACATTTCAGGAGTAAGAGGCCTGACCATTAAGCAAGAAACTTGCTGTCCTGGGTTGTAGTCTGAACATCTAGCTAGAATTTGCTCTATTTTTATGGCAATTTGCTTTGGCTCAGGGAGGCCGTTGCTCAGTGGACAAATTATTGAAAATTGCCCAGCTCATTGATCGATGTTTAGCTGGAATTGGTAAATTTACCGCCTGGCTAGTACTGGCAATGGTACTAATTGGCGGTTGGAATGTGGTGGGGCGTTATCTGGGACGATTGGTGGGACAAAATTTAGCGTCCAATGGTCTGCTGGAGGCCCAATGGTATTTGTTTGATTTGGTTTTTCTCCTCGGTGCCGCCTACACCCTCCAAACCAATGACCATGTGCGGGTAGATATTTTCTACAAATCCCTCGGCGATCGCCAGCGGGCCTGGGTTAATTTACTGGGCACTTGTTTATTTTTATTTCCCTTTTGTGGACTGGTGATTTTTTACTCCTGGGAATCGGTGCTTAATTCCTGGCACATTTGGGAAACTTCTCCTGATCCGGGCGGTTTGCCCCGTTACCCAATCAAAACAATGATTATTGTTGGCTTTGTTCTACTCATTTTCCAAGGTATTGCGGAAGTAATTAAAAATCTGGCGATCGCCATTGGCTACGCAGAAACAGAGGTGAGGGATTAATGGAAAACTATGATTGGTTGGGGCCAATGATGTTTGTGGGAGCCTTGGTATTCCTTGGCTTTGGTTATCCCGTTGCTTTTTCCCTGGGGGGAGTCGCGATCTTATTTGCCATCATCGGAGCTGCGTTAGGTTCTTTTGACCCCATTTTTTTATCTGCCATGCCCCAAAGAATTTTTGGCATCATGGCCAATGGCACTCTCCTAGCCATTCCCTTCTTTATTTTCTTAGGATCAATGCTGGAGCGGTCTGGCATTGCCGAGCAATTGTTAGAAACCATGGGTATTATCCTGGGGCATTTGCGGGGAGGCCTAGCCCTGGCAGTAATTCTGGTGGGTACTATGCTCGCGGCGACTACCGGGGTTGTGGCAGCCACTGTGGTGGCCATGGGGTTAATTTCCTTGCCTATCATGTTGCGCTATGGGTACAGCAAAGAGCTAGCTTCTGGGGTAAT containing:
- a CDS encoding TRAP transporter small permease subunit; the protein is MDKLLKIAQLIDRCLAGIGKFTAWLVLAMVLIGGWNVVGRYLGRLVGQNLASNGLLEAQWYLFDLVFLLGAAYTLQTNDHVRVDIFYKSLGDRQRAWVNLLGTCLFLFPFCGLVIFYSWESVLNSWHIWETSPDPGGLPRYPIKTMIIVGFVLLIFQGIAEVIKNLAIAIGYAETEVRD